The Bdellovibrio bacteriovorus genome contains the following window.
CTTTGCCTTCAACGGAAGGACTTTGCGATGATTCTTTCTTTTATTTTTGCAGCAAGCATCTGGCTGATACTTTCAAGAGAATGGTTGCGAGTCATCATGGGGCTTTCGCTTCTCGGGCACGCGACGAATTTATTTATTCTGAACAGTGGGCCTCACAGCGACATGCTGCCGCAAGCTCTTATTCTTACGGCCATCGTTATCGGTTTAGCCATTCAAACAGTGCTTTTGGTTTTTGCTTACTTCGCTCGCCAGACGGAAGATATTGACGACTTGGATGACATGAAAGAGGCTGAATGATTGCGGTGCTTCCTGTTGCCTTATGTTTGATCCTAGCTCTAAGCAGTTTGCTTTTAAGAAACAGCTTAAAAGCGCAACGCATGCTTGCGTCTGTGGGATCTTTCACCGTTTTGGGTTTGAGTCTTTTTATCTTCTATCAAGTTTGGAAATCGGGCCCCTTGCTGCTAGCTTTCGGCAACTGGCAACCGCCGTTTGGCATCACTTTTCGCATTGATTTATTGAGTGCGGCTCTTTTGGTCGTCTCATCGTTAATTTATTTTAGTGGGGTGTTGGTTTCTATCGGCTCCTTAAATCTTCGTGTCGAAGTGCGAGGATACTATCCCCTTTTTCATTTTCTGATGCTGGGAATTTTGGGATCATTTTCAACGGGAGATCTTTTTAATCTCTATGTTTGGTTTGAAATTCTTTTGATGTCTTCGTTCTTCCTGGCGACGCTGCTCAAGAATAAAAATGCGGTGCAAGGCGGATTTAAATACGCCATCTTGAGCGTAATCTCTTCCTTTATTTTCCTTGGTGGCGTGGCCCTTATCTATAGCGGAACCGGTACTTTAAATTTAGATCAAC
Protein-coding sequences here:
- a CDS encoding sodium:proton antiporter, producing the protein MILSFIFAASIWLILSREWLRVIMGLSLLGHATNLFILNSGPHSDMLPQALILTAIVIGLAIQTVLLVFAYFARQTEDIDDLDDMKEAE